The Azospirillum humicireducens DNA segment CGTCGTCTCCACCGCTCAGCGGCAGGAGGTGATGGCGGCGATGGCCAAGGCCACGGCAGCCACCAGACAGGCCGATGCGGCGCTCGACCTCGCGCGCTTCAACCTGGAGCGGACGGAGGTGAAGGCGACGGTCGACGGATACGTCACCAACCTTCAGCTGAAGACCGGCAACTACGTTGCCGCCGGGCAGGCGGTGGTTGCGCTGATCGACCGGCACTCCTTCCACGTCATGGGCTATTTCGAGGAGACGAAGCTGCCGCGCATCCATGCCGGGGCTCCCGTCTCCGTGCGGATCATGGGGACGGATGCCGAGCTGCGCGGCCGGGTCGACAGCATCACCCGCGCCATCGTCGACCGCGACCGGGCGGAAGGCGCCGGGCTGGTGGCCAACGTCAACCCGACCTTCAACTGGGTACGTCTGGCCCAGCGCATCCCCGTCCGCATCGCGCTGGACGAGGTGCCGGAGTCGCTGCAGCTGGTGGCCGGACGCACCGCGACGGTGTCGGTCATCGGCGCTCCTGACGCTACTCCCGGCGGTGCGCCGAAGGTCGCCGTGCTGCCGGCGGGGCGATGAGCGCATCGCGATGCCGAAATCCCCCAACCCCGCCCCTGCCCTCTCCCTGCCGGCCGCGCCGACCTTCAACGAGCTGGTCTTCTCGCTGAAGTCCTTCGCGGCCTCCATGCTGGCGCTCTACATCGCCTTCGGCATGGGGCTGCCGCGCCCCTTCTGGGCGATGCTGACCGCCTATGTGGTGTCGAGCCCGCTGTCGGGAACCGTCCGCTCAAAGGCTGTCTTCCGTGTCGTCGGCACGGTGATCGGCAGCATCGCGTCCATCATCCTGACGGTCGAGCTGATCAACGCGCCGGAACTGCTGTCGCTGGCGGTCGGGCTGTGGGTCGGCGGCTGTCTGTTCGTCTCGCTGCTGGACCGCACGCCGCGCAGCTACATCTTCATGCTGTCCGGCTACACCGCCGGCCTGATCGTCTTCCCCGGCGTCGCCAATCCCGAGGCGATCTTCGACACAGGGATCGCCCGGGTGGAGGAGATCATCCTGGGCATCGTCTGCGCCACCGTCATCCACAGCGTGGTGCTGCCGCGCGGCATGGGGCCGGTCCTGCTCGGCAAGCTCGACGCGGCGCTGCGCGATGCGGAACGCTGGACGCTCGACGCGATGGACGGGGCGGAAATGGATGCCCGGCTGCGCGACCGCCACAAGATGGCGAGCGACCTGACCGAGTTGCGGGTGATGACCACCCACCTGCCCTACGACACCTCCGATCTGCGCTGGATGACCCGGCCGATGCGGGCTCTGCAGG contains these protein-coding regions:
- a CDS encoding HlyD family secretion protein is translated as MTFLPSLRTVARIAVTLLITLAAVGGGLWLWDYYMNEPWTRDGRVRADIVQVSPDVAGLVTDVRVTDNQTVHKGDVLFVVDPGRYRLAVEQAQANLDSARAEQSYRSAEARRYEQLGNNVVSTAQRQEVMAAMAKATAATRQADAALDLARFNLERTEVKATVDGYVTNLQLKTGNYVAAGQAVVALIDRHSFHVMGYFEETKLPRIHAGAPVSVRIMGTDAELRGRVDSITRAIVDRDRAEGAGLVANVNPTFNWVRLAQRIPVRIALDEVPESLQLVAGRTATVSVIGAPDATPGGAPKVAVLPAGR